The proteins below come from a single Streptomyces tubercidicus genomic window:
- a CDS encoding metal-dependent transcriptional regulator — MSGLIDTTEMYLRTILELEEEGVVPMRARIAERLEQSGPTVSQTVARMERDGLLQVAGDRHLELTEEGRRLATRVMRKHRLAECLLVDVIGLEWEQVHAEACRWEHVMSEAVERRVVELLRHPTESPYGNPIPGLEELGEKAGGDPFLDAGMVSLMDLDAGADGKTAVVRRIGEPIQADAQLMYTLRRAGVQPGAVVSVTESPAGVLVGSSGEAAELDSEIASHVFVAKR, encoded by the coding sequence ATGTCCGGACTGATCGACACCACGGAGATGTATCTCCGCACCATCCTCGAACTGGAAGAGGAGGGTGTGGTGCCCATGCGCGCCCGCATCGCGGAGCGGCTCGAACAGAGCGGCCCGACGGTGAGCCAGACGGTGGCGCGCATGGAGCGAGACGGCCTGCTGCAGGTCGCGGGCGACCGGCATCTGGAGCTGACGGAGGAGGGCCGGCGGCTGGCGACGCGGGTGATGCGCAAGCACCGCCTCGCCGAGTGCCTGCTCGTCGACGTCATCGGGCTCGAATGGGAGCAGGTGCACGCCGAGGCGTGCCGCTGGGAGCATGTGATGAGCGAGGCGGTCGAGCGCCGCGTCGTGGAACTCCTGCGGCATCCGACGGAGTCCCCGTACGGCAACCCCATCCCGGGCCTGGAGGAGCTGGGCGAGAAGGCCGGCGGCGACCCGTTCCTGGACGCCGGGATGGTGAGCCTGATGGATCTGGACGCCGGGGCCGACGGGAAGACCGCCGTGGTGCGCCGGATCGGTGAGCCGATCCAGGCGGACGCCCAGCTGATGTACACGCTGCGGCGCGCCGGTGTGCAGCCGGGCGCGGTGGTGAGCGTGACGGAGTCGCCGGCCGGCGTGCTGGTCGGCAGCAGCGGTGAGGCCGCCGAGCTGGACTCCGAGATCGCCTCACATGTGTTTGTAGCCAAGCGCTGA